From the genome of bacterium:
AGGATCAGGAGGAGGGCCGGGATGAGCAGCAGTTTTTTCACGGTAAACCTCCCGGATGCGGGACGGGTTAGTGGTCCCTCCTCGGTCGGCGGTCGTGACGGTCTTGGCCGCCCCGGTCGGAGCCGCGGTTTTCGTTTTCGCGTCGGTGCTCCTCGTAGCCTTCGGGCTTTTCCAGAAGGAGCCGACGGGAGAGGTTGAGCCGGCCCTGGGAGTCTATCTCGGTGACCTTGACCGTCATTTCGTCGCCGACCTTGCAGACGTCCTCGACCTTGCCCACGCGTCCCCACTCCATCTCGGAGATGTGCACCAGGCCCTCTTTTCCGGGGGCGATTTCGACGAAGGCGCCGAAGTTCATGAGCCGCGTGACCTTGCCGGTGTAAACCGCGCCCGGCTCGGGGTCGGTGACGATGCCCCGTATTATCTTCATGGCCCGTTCGAGGGCGTCGAGGTCGGCCGAGGCGACCGTCACGTGGCCGTTGTCCTCCACGTCTATGGAGACGCCGGTCTGCTCGATGATGCTGCGGATAATCTTGCCTCCGGGGCCGATGAGGTCGCGGATTCTGTCCGTGGGGATGTCCAGGGTCTGGATGCGCGGGGCGTAGGGCGAGAGCTCGGCACGGTGGACGGGGAGGACCTCGTCCATACAGTCCAGGATGTGGACCCTGCCGCGCCGGGCCTGTTCCAGAGCCAGCTTGAGCACCTCGGTGGGCAGCCCGTCGAGCTTGATGTCCATCTGGAGGGCCGTCACGCCGGTGCGGGTGCCCGCGACCTTGAAGTCCATGTCGCCCACGTGGTCCTCGTCGCCGAGGATGTCGGTGAGGATGATGTACTGCTCGCCTTCTTTTATGAGGCCCATGGCGACGCCGGCCACGGCGGCCTTGACCGGGACGCCGGCGTCCATGAGCGCCAGAGACCCGCCGCAGACCGTGGCCATGGACGACGACCCGTTGGACTCGGTGATGTCGCTGACGATGCGGATGGTGTAGGGGAAGTCGTCCTTGTTGGGAAGCACGGCGGTGAGCGCCCGCTCGGCCAGCATGCCGTGGCCGATTTCCCGCCGCCCGGGTCCCCGAAGGAAGCGCACCTCGCCCACCGAGTACGGCGGGAAGTTGTAGTGCAAAAGGAAGCGGGACCAGTACTCCTCGGTCAGGGTCTCAATCTTCTGCTCGTCGGAGACGGTGCCCAGGGTGACGGTGACCATGGCCTGGGTCTCGCCGCGGGTGAAAAGGGTGGAGCCGTGGGTGCGGGGGAGGAAGGAGTTCTCGATGGTTATTTGGCGGACCTGGTCCGGTTTCCGTCCGTCCACCCGGAGGCCCTCGGTGACCACGCGACCCCGGACGACCTCGCGCTCGAGCTCTCTAAATGTGCGCTTTGCCTGGGTGAGCCGGTGGGCTCTGTCCTCGGACTCCTTCCAGCGCTCCTCGAGTTCGGCCAGCACGCCGTCTTTAATTTCCTTGATGGCGGCAATGCGCGCCAGCTTGTCGGCGGCCCCGGTCATTCCGCGGAATAGCCGGTCGCCGACCATGTCGCGGACGATGCCCACTATCTCGGCGTCCGCCGTGATCTCCTCCGGTACCTGCTTGGGCTTCCCGACCTCGGCGGCCATCTCTTTGATGAGGGCGATGATTTTCTTGATTTCCGCGTGGGCGGCTTCCAGGGCCTCGGCGAGGTCCTCCTCGGGTACCTCCTTGGCCTCGCCCTCGACCATCGCCAGGGCGCCGGTGCTGCCGGCGACCACGATGTCCATCTGCGATTTCTCCAGCTCGCTGGTGCTCGGGTTGAACACCAGCGCGCCGTCAATCCTCCCCACGCGGACCGCCCCGAGGACGTGCTCGTGGGGGATGCTGGAGAGGGCGAGGGCGGCGAAGGCGCCGTTCATCGCCACGATGTCGGTCGGGTGTTCGGGGTCGGCGGAGAAGGCGGTGCCGACTATCTGGGTCTCTTGGTTGTGGGATTTGGGCAGCATGGGGCGGATCGAGCGGTCTATCATGCGGCAGACGAGTATCTCGCTGGTGGAGGGCCGCCCCTCGCGCTTGAAGAAACCGCCGGGGATTTTGCCGCCCGCGCTCTTGCGCTCCCGGTAGTCCACCGTCAGGGGGATGAAGTCCACATCGCGGGAATGCGGGTCTATGCAGGCGGTGGAGAGGACGACGGAGTCGCCCAGGGAGGCCAGGACGGCGCCGTCGGCCTGCTTGGCCACGCGGCCGGTTTCCAGCACCAGGGTGTTCTGCCCGATGGTTATCTCTTTGCGTACGATCATAGGTAAAGACTCACTTTCGTGTCGTTCTCACGAGCGGGACCCCTAGTCACTTGCGGAGGCCGAGCTCAGTGATCAGCTTGCGGTAGCGCTCCTCTTCGGTGCGCTGGAGGTAGTTCAGGAGGTGCCGGCGTTTGCTGACCAGCTTCAACAGCCCCCGACGACCGTGGTGGTCCTTGGTGTGCAGCTTGAAGTGCTCGGTCAGATCGGTGATGCGGGCGGTCAGCAGGGCTATCTGGACCTCGGAGGAGCCGGTGTCCTTGTCGTTGGCGCCGAACTTGGCGATGATTTCCGTCTTCGTTTCCTTGGTGAGAGGCATTTTTCTCCTCTAGCGGTTGGCGCCGCCGTTCTTGGCGGCGGCGTCGAGATCGTCCACGAGGATGTTAAAGAGGTTGGAGGCCATGTAGTGGCCCTCGCCGATATAGAGGTCCATCACGTCGAGGGCGGCGGTGCGGGCCGTTTGAATTAAACCGCGGTCGTAAATGGACAGTTTGTCAAAGCCTTTGACGTAGCGGTCGTAGGCGGCCGAGTAGAAGTCGTCGAAAAAAACGTCGGCTTTATCGTCTTCCCCCCGGCGGTGGGCCAGCATCCCCTGAAAGAAGGGGACGAGCGGCTCCTGGGGGTCGCGCTCCTGGAGCCTGGCGACGACCTCATCCACGGTTGCGAGGTCCCCCGAGTCCAGGGCGTTCATGCCGTCATCGAAGTCCTCGCGGATTAGCTCGTAGGGCTTTTTGGATCCGCAGCCCGCGAGGAGCGCCGCCAGGGTGAAGACGATGAGGATTGTTGCGCGTCTTTGCATCTCGTCCGACCAGGGGGATTAAAAAACCGGCGCGGCGGCCGGCTAAAGGTATCTACCTTCAGTGCCCCTCGTTTTTCTAGAGGAGAGGGCAAGGGGTTTCGCCAGAGGCGTAGCTCGCTTCGCCAGGGGCATAGCTCGGTTCGCCGGGGGCGTAGCTCGCTTCGCTCGGTTCGCTCGGTTAAACCCCTTGTTTCCGTCTGGACGGAGTTCCCCCGCTCTCCTTTGGCCGAATCCCGGTCTTCGAGGGGCCGCCGCCAAGGACCCAGCGCGAGGAGATTAACACGGGGGGCGCGATAAGGCAAGTAAAAAGGGGACCCACCGGGTCCCCCACCGCGAATACTAGGGAGTCAGCTAGAAGAAATACACGACGCCGGCGATGAAGCCGAAGGAGAAGTAGGTGCCCTCTCCGATCCACAGGCAGGGCCGTATGTCGGCGTCCAGGTAGAAGTTGGCGCCGAGGGGGAGCTGCATTCCCACGTGGAAGGGCAGGCTGAAGCCCGCGTACCCGCCCCCGAAGAGCACGCCGACCCCGAGGCCCGCATAGGGGTTGACGCCCGAGAGGTTGAACATGTACTTGAAGTTGCCGGTGAGCTGGCCCATGAAGACGCCGGCGGTTATCATGTCGAAGTCGGCGGTGATGTCAATGTTCGGGGTAATTTCAAAGTCGCCCATGAGGTTGATGCAGAAGGACGGGTCCTGGAATCCCAGACGCATCCCGGCGCCGACGCGGGCGCTGGCCGGCAGGGCCAGGAGGGCCAGAAGGACGATTACCAAAACGGCCTTGCGCATGCTTGAACCTCTTTCTGGTAAAAGGGGTCGAGAGTTGATACAAACACCTCTTATATCTTATCAGCGGGTCCTTCGCGGGTCAATATAGATGCTTAACTTCTTGTAGAAATGATAGTTAGCGGGAAAGATAATGTCTGCGTTCGAGGAAGTGTAGCTTGACTCAATTTCCAGCGTTGGTGTATTATCATTCTTTACCGTGTTCAAGCGTCCTAACAAATGTTCACCACCCAAGGAGGCACAATGAGGGTAAGTAGATTCAAGTTTACCTTCGGTCGCAGGGGCCCCTTAGCGTGCAGGTTCGTGCCCATCGCACTCCTGGTGACGTTCTTGGTTGCCGGGTGCACGGACCCGGTCGCCAATGACCTGTACCAGGATCAGAACCAGCCGTCCTCACCGGGCAGGGTTCAGGTCTTCCCGCCCTACGACCTCGCGCGGCACCCCGAATACCCGGGGACCCTCCTGGTGTACCGCGTGTGGGTCAACGACCAGCCCACCGCGCTCACCAAACCCTACATCACCATGTACCAGTCCCGGGAGCCTTACTACCTCGGCTTCAAGGTCTGGCGCAAGGCCACCGTCGGGGACTGGGTCGAGCTGACCGACGGCAAGTACATGGTCCCCGAGGCCATACGCTCCAACCCCATACCGCCCGAGAACTGGCAGGCTTCCAACCGGGTAATCATCTACGATGAGCCCAACGTGGATTTCTCCGACTCGAGCAACGTAGAGATGGATTTCCCCGCCTACAACCCGAACCTGGACGGCTTCAAGGGGGACCAGAACCCCATCCTGGGCTGGGACGTGCGCGACCCGTCGGGCTACTACCCCTACAAGTACTTCCTCAGCGAGACCTACTCCTTTGGGTTCGTGGACACCAGTTTCGACGTCGGCACCATGGATTACGAGGATTACAAGTGGGCCGTCTGCTTCGTCGATTACTCGGGCAACATGTCCGACCCGGTAATCGTCGAGGTTGATTGAACAAGAACAACGACAGCGGCTTTTTGAAAGGAGTTTACCCATGCGCAAGCTTTTGTTGATCGTAGCGCTGCTCGTTGTTCTGACCGTCAGCGTCAGTGCAAAGGGCACGAATCCTTACGGCATGGCGGGTCAGTTCAAACTCTGGTCCGCAGACACCATCCAGCAGTGGGGCATCGCCCTGGGGCTGCACTTCGACCTCTGGGCGTACTACCAGGATATCCAGGGCTCGGGTTACGAGTGGGCGGACACCGAGGACAATTACATCTCCGACGTCTACAGCCGGAACCCCTTCGACCTCACCTTCTGCTTCTTCGATTGGTGGGAGTTCTCCGTGACCCCGACCTTCGCGGCGCACAAGGTCCTGGACACCGACATCGAGGAGGTCGGACTCTCCGAGCTCTTCATCGGGACGAAGTTCAACCCCATATTCGAGGAGAAGAACGGCTACCTGCCCGGGATGGCCCTCGTTATGGGCTTCGATCTCGGGACCGGCATCGCCCAGGAGGACGATCTTTCCACGAACTTCTATGACGAGGCGCTCAACTGGACGACCCACGGCGACACCAACATAGACTTCATCTACGCTCTCTCGAAGCACGTGGGCAAGGACGATCTCTTCAGCTACCACCTCAACCTCGGCTACCGTTTGACCCTGGGCACCTACGATCTCTACGAGTGGGTGTTCAACCCACACACGGGCCGGACCGATAGGCGCGTGGCGATGAATGACTACCCCGTACCGGATTACTTCCTCTACGGCGCGGGCTTCGAGGTCAAGGCCACGGACAACTTCTCCTTCATCACCGACCTGGTCGGCAAGTACGCCTTCACCGAGAACCAGGAGAAGAACGGCCGGACCTACGCCGTCACCGACAACTGGTTCCAGGTCGTCCCCGGCATCCGTCTCTCCGGCGATGAGTTCCTCTACTACGACTTCGCCGTGGCCCTGGGCGTGGGGAAGGACAACCCCTGGATCGAGGTCATCACCGGCTTCTCCGCCGACGTGGACCTGGTTCCCCGC
Proteins encoded in this window:
- the rpsO gene encoding 30S ribosomal protein S15, with protein sequence MPLTKETKTEIIAKFGANDKDTGSSEVQIALLTARITDLTEHFKLHTKDHHGRRGLLKLVSKRRHLLNYLQRTEEERYRKLITELGLRK
- the pnp gene encoding polyribonucleotide nucleotidyltransferase; translated protein: MIVRKEITIGQNTLVLETGRVAKQADGAVLASLGDSVVLSTACIDPHSRDVDFIPLTVDYRERKSAGGKIPGGFFKREGRPSTSEILVCRMIDRSIRPMLPKSHNQETQIVGTAFSADPEHPTDIVAMNGAFAALALSSIPHEHVLGAVRVGRIDGALVFNPSTSELEKSQMDIVVAGSTGALAMVEGEAKEVPEEDLAEALEAAHAEIKKIIALIKEMAAEVGKPKQVPEEITADAEIVGIVRDMVGDRLFRGMTGAADKLARIAAIKEIKDGVLAELEERWKESEDRAHRLTQAKRTFRELEREVVRGRVVTEGLRVDGRKPDQVRQITIENSFLPRTHGSTLFTRGETQAMVTVTLGTVSDEQKIETLTEEYWSRFLLHYNFPPYSVGEVRFLRGPGRREIGHGMLAERALTAVLPNKDDFPYTIRIVSDITESNGSSSMATVCGGSLALMDAGVPVKAAVAGVAMGLIKEGEQYIILTDILGDEDHVGDMDFKVAGTRTGVTALQMDIKLDGLPTEVLKLALEQARRGRVHILDCMDEVLPVHRAELSPYAPRIQTLDIPTDRIRDLIGPGGKIIRSIIEQTGVSIDVEDNGHVTVASADLDALERAMKIIRGIVTDPEPGAVYTGKVTRLMNFGAFVEIAPGKEGLVHISEMEWGRVGKVEDVCKVGDEMTVKVTEIDSQGRLNLSRRLLLEKPEGYEEHRRENENRGSDRGGQDRHDRRPRRDH
- a CDS encoding OmpA family protein — protein: MRKLLLIVALLVVLTVSVSAKGTNPYGMAGQFKLWSADTIQQWGIALGLHFDLWAYYQDIQGSGYEWADTEDNYISDVYSRNPFDLTFCFFDWWEFSVTPTFAAHKVLDTDIEEVGLSELFIGTKFNPIFEEKNGYLPGMALVMGFDLGTGIAQEDDLSTNFYDEALNWTTHGDTNIDFIYALSKHVGKDDLFSYHLNLGYRLTLGTYDLYEWVFNPHTGRTDRRVAMNDYPVPDYFLYGAGFEVKATDNFSFITDLVGKYAFTENQEKNGRTYAVTDNWFQVVPGIRLSGDEFLYYDFAVALGVGKDNPWIEVITGFSADVDLVPRDTDGDGIPDDTDLCPDNPEDFDGFEDADGCPDLDNDKDGIPDVEDKCPNEPEDMDGYKDTDGCPDPDNDSDGIPDNLDKCPNEPETVNGYQDEDGCPDTEPVVYTGPKTLRLEGVNFEPNVAVMLAGSASKLEDAARIMIDNPMIKVQIVGHTTDRGDRTFLMQLSRDRAQAVVDVLVNDYNIDRNRLTAVGMGPDDPIGSNETESGREQNRRIEFKVVD